The following coding sequences lie in one Kryptolebias marmoratus isolate JLee-2015 linkage group LG5, ASM164957v2, whole genome shotgun sequence genomic window:
- the hax1 gene encoding HCLS1-associated protein X-1 — MSVFDLFRGFFGVPGGHYRGRRDPFFDAMTHDEDEDDEDEDGFYYDGFRRDQQDPFDDSLRFGFSFGPDGMRFQEPAVFGHALREMEEIFSQLGRWEGYSASGSFGVPRIMPPPPQDRGGGSGNPLRDFMLKSPDGDTRGAYRDAPRDMQPSYESPEFPPLPFHGWRPFSKFNDIWRQGPQKTPDEEPKVDRDLDSAVSSGGLDQILTPPAGQGPSQPRTRSFFHSVTVTKVVKPDGTVEERRTVRDGQGNEETTVSRSGGPGILEGPDHQTGPVGPGDPLRFSDLRDDDSLFSKFFGGFK, encoded by the exons ATGAgcgtttttgatttgtttcgcGGGTTCTTCGGGGTCCCTGGAGGCCATTATCGAGGCCGAAG GGACCCCTTCTTCGATGCCATGACGCACGATGAGGATGAAGACGACGAGGACGAAGATGGTTTCTATTACGACGGGTTCAGAAGGGACCAACAGGACCCCTTCGACGACAGCCTGAGGTTCGGCTTCAGCTTCGGTCCGGACGGGATGAGGTTCCAGGAGCCTGCGGTGTTCGGACACGCCCTCAGGGAGATGGAGGAGATTTTCTCCCAGCTGGGCCGCTGGGAGGGGTACTCGGCTTCGGGATCCTTCG GCGTTCCCAGAATCATGCCGCCGCCCCCTCAGGACAGAGGTGGAGGCAGCGGGAACCCTCTGAGGGACTTCATGCTCAAATCGCCCGATGGAGACACGCGGGGAGCGTACAGAGACGCCCCGAGGGACATGCAGCCTTCCTACGAGTCACCAGAATTCCCTCCTTTGCCTTTTCATGGCTGGAGACCTTTCTCCAAG TTCAATGATATTTGGCGACAAGGACCACAGAAAACTCCAGACGAGGAGCCCAAAGTAGACAGAG ATCTGGACTCTGCGGTATCATCCGGTGGCCTGGATCAGATTCTGACTCCACCTGCAGGTCAGGGACCGAGCCAGCCCAGAACCCGATCGTTCTTCCACTCGGTCACCGTCACTAAGGTGGTGAAGCCTGACGGG actgTGGAGGAGCGGCGGACGGTCAGAGACGGACAGGGAAACGAGGAGACCACGGTGTCTCGCTCAGGAGGTCCCGGGATCCTGGAGGGACCGGACCATCAGACCGGACCTGTGGGTCCAG GTGATCCGCTTCGGTTCTCAGACCTGCGGGACGACGACTCTTTGTTCTCCAAGTTCTTTGGAGGATTTAAAtaa